The sequence ttttagaataaatataagatacaaaaatatctcagaatatatatgtacatctaaaataattttataagttatataatataattttgtattatataatttgtgaagTTACTTACTTCTTTGCCCCAAATGTTAATTGTTCCATTTATTTCAGACATTCTTACTTCTATATTACCAACTATGTATGGACCACCTTCTCGTCTTTTTTCACTAACAGTCTTATCTTTTGTAGGTTCTTTTGCTATGATTAGGAAACTATGATCTTTactattttcattttcgtGATATACAAAGCATTTCACATTATCCTCTTGATCATCAGCGTTTTCTGTTATGTTTTCTGTCATAGAAGCAGTTTCTAATCGACTTGTGTTGCTATTAGATGAATTTTGCTGTGATTCCACTTTCTCATTTACTGAATTGCATGGATGCTTGAACTGTGAGTCATGCATATCGTTTAATTTTGGATGTGATTCTGTAGTTTGGCAAGGTAGAGAATTAGATGGTTCAAGAATATCTGcaatcttcctttttttagAGCTAGATGGTCGACAACTACCATTAACGATTTGACATCTACTATCATCATTTTGTAGCTCTAACATTACATTTTCACTTAATCTTCTCTTCGAATTTTGTACTAGAGGACTTTCTAATTTTGTTTTCCCTTgtgtaatatttgaaagagTTTGTAAAATTCGAGACGAAGTAATAAATGTGCGAGACAGTGAACGTGTTGTTTTCGCTGCTGTACCATTGGTCAACACTATACTATCATCAGAATGTAATGCTTTTACTACTTCAGGTGGTTTCATAGATACCGACAAATTACAAGCGCTGTCACTCCACTCTATAGAACTTAGTGTTGAGGCAACACTACtacctaatattttattgttagattttatatgtgtagATTCTGTTTCCTTATGATGTTTTTCAGGTTCATCAATATCTGTTTGAATTGATATTTGATGTTTTACAGGTGTGATGTCAATATCATCTGTTTGAACTGATGCAACTTTCTGTTCTTTAGCTACATATTTTGCTAAAGATACACTCAGCTGTTCTATCGtgcttttcaataataaattttcgataacTTGTTCTCGAAATGCgttatataatctttcttttttctgaaTTACATCATCTAATTGATCTTTTAATGTGGTAATTTCCAAAGAATCAGGAAGTGTTTTACTAAATTCATTTACTTTGTTTGACCTTACTtgctcattattatttttagcttcATCTGCCATTGTTTTAATGCTCTtaatattctcaatttttaagGAACAAGTTGTATCATGATTATCTACAGACACATCCATCAGTTCTGCATTATTGTATGTTTCGGGTTGATTATGTTCTTGCTCAGTAACatgtgcatttttatttagattaattttttgactAGAATTAGAAATGTCATGCTTAAACTCTTCAGAACTTAATGTACGCAAATTGAAAAGTACTGTTGGTTCTTCTTGATGATCATTTGAGACAAGAGATGGTTGCATGGCATTCCCATAATGTGCAACTTCTCCATCAGGAACACTAAGCTTTAATTGTTTATCTTCAACTGTTCCATTttgtttttgcattttatccatgtttaaaagatttttctcattCTGTGTAGATTCTTCCTGTAttgattctaaataatttttattatcttggccatttaatattaatggagaagtattgtaaattattttatctcccTCACATGCTTCTGCAATTTCCAATTCTTTAATTGTCCTTTTAGCATAATCCTTTATTGTCTTGTTGGTTACTATAgcctttatctcttttatatcacTGTTCTTATGATTAGTGTTACTTTTACTATGCTTTGTATCTTCCTGACTTtgcttcatatatttttccagaGAACGTCTGTTttgttcttttatatcttcaaTATAGAATTTGACTTTGCTTGTTACATGATCATACATTTCTAATGTTGGTTGCTTTCTAAACAAGATGGGATATGTTTCGGGATCTATTTTTACCAGTTGCTTACATGGAGCATATTGCCTATGTGAATACTTTCTTtgcatatattcaattttcttcttgGACATATTCAAGTCTTGAAGAGAAAGGCTCTTTTCTTTGTcacgattttttattcttctatttaagagaaaatcatCAGATCTCCCATCGTAATgcaattcaaaattatcatcAAATGTACCATCATCATTGCTATATATTTGTCGGAAATCTTTTTCatcatctttttcattttcatcatcTTCATCATCATCTTCTTCATCCATCAAATGCCTCATGTTATTTGGATCTTCTGTATCCATATCATTATCGAGCTCCAAATTTTccatatctatatatagacaatacaataatgattatatatatatatatatatatgtatgtatgtatgtatgtatatatatacatacacacacatttatattatatatacatatatttatattaatgagtatattatatacaagtatattgtaactttataaaaatataaagtacaaaaaatatataattttacactgatgtttcaaatatatattagctatttaattgataatgtaatatatgctAAAATAAACTGATTCAATCCTGTCGTTCTACATATTAACTTACCATCGCTATCGCCATATTCATCTTCATCATCTTCATCATTATAAGGATGTTGATCAGTATCTTCTTCAGATGACAAAACGTACACACTGCTTGCTGCTTGATCGTCACTAGGATAAGGACTTGGGCTACAATCTTCCTCCATCTCTTGGGATATATTCTCCTGCTGTTTCGCGTTAACTACATCCGAATCGTCGCGTCTGGAAGTGCTGGAGACACTGATATACGTCGGCATCTCCTCGTCCTCCAGCATGGTCATCTCTGTACGATTCATTAATTTCATCTCGCTCTTGGATGAATCGTTAGGTAAATCCTCTATCGTCTTCGTCTCCGCCTCGTTGTCGTCGGGCGGGTGTTCGTTGTTCTCCGACATCGTGGAAAGCTAGGAATGAAGGAATATCACAGATTTCTTAGCGAACAATCACAGGGAACTCAGCATAATCACGATGATATTTGTTCCCGATTTATTTCTCGATCGATTCATATGCCGGACCGGCGAGTTTACACGGCGCGTACAATGGGAAAGACACTTTTTCGTTAGCCGCCATTACACGGAGCACTCTGGACGATATATCTTTCTCATAATATTCCAACGCGAGAGACAAGTTGCATCAACGATTACTCTACATTGTGTATCTGCAAATAACGTTCGAATGCTCTTACATTCAATAAAGCGAGTTGTTGGAAACAGATTTGTATACTAGATCAAATTTTCCAATACTGTGCCATAATCCTTGAAAGATTAATGACCTGCACATCGCAGGACCGTACGACGCAAAAATCAAGTAatcgcgttttattttatttacgaatttatttgaaaactgTCATTTTCAGGCCGATAATGAGAGAAGATTAAATCAGCATCGAAGAAGTTTACAGTCTAACTTTCgaagaagataattttattttttgtacgtgaaaatatttcacgcgAATACATATCGAGATTAACGTCACTGTCGCGCATGCGCATGCCgataaatattgtagaaaatcGCACGAAAACCCTTTctgattttgttttattgcaaCAATCGATCCTGCcttaacatacatatatacatgtatggtTGAGAATTCGTAGCGTgtgtttattctttttttttgtatacattgACGTAAACGCGCAATAAATAGTGGAAACATCGGCGTGACGTTTCACCGTATCGAAAGCGCCGATCATTGTTGGAACACGCTGCGAACGCGCGCGCGGAAATCTGACTCTAACCTCGAGAATATCTTTCGATGATGTCTTCGAGCATCGCTGGATTATCTCTCACTGTCGAATTTGGGTAAGATgaagagaataaaatgaaGGCCGAAAAGATGAGAcgtctatataaatatatatgaattttatcacCGTCGAAAAACGGAATGATAAATCGTCGCCGTTCCATGTTTGCAGGGGTGGGGCGGAATTGCTGTtcgataagaaaaagagacacgAGCTGGACTTACCTGGCGATGAATGTAAGTACGTCGCGTCAAACAAATGCGCAATCCGATCTGTCCTTCGTTAATACGATACGAGAATCCACAGGGACGTTGAAAGGACTGCTGTTCTGGTTACGAGATAACCTCCTGACGGAGCGGCCGGAGCTCTTCATGCAAGGTGACACGGTGTAAGTGTATCTTCCCGATTATACCCTCATGTTCGTTGCGTATGTTCGAGCTTCTGACATCCCTGTTGACGAGCTCGTGATATCGCGACGCGACTATCCGTAGCCACGTACGTACTACGCATGTAAAAGTTACTTCGCGAGTTCGCGACTCGATCCACGAAATCAACGATATCGTAAACCAAAATGGCGACCTAGTTGTTTATTCTCGATAAGACAGAGATGTCGACACTATACCGTGTTCAAAAATTCAGTGCTGGAGAGAGTAgtggaaatctataatatacgtTATGCGAACTATAGATTTCCAATATTGGCAGTGAATTTtggaacatatatttaatttcaacatatatttaattagcaaGTTTATTCGGTAGAATAGCGCCTGATGATTGATCAATCGGACAGAGCAGGATTTCTTTGTTGATCGATCAATCGAACGCTACTGTACCGgatgaaaagatttttcaacTCAGTCAACGATGGAAAAAGGAAGGGTTTGTATTTGAGCTGATGATGGTATTTGTTTCTCGTACAAAAAGCGCAATAATGTTGTCTCAAGTTGTGAGAAGATCAGTCGTATTTAGCATTAAATGTCAGACATAAATATGGTAATTAtagaaagtaattattattaaatgtaattattattaaatgtaagaaattttttattcttttgactGAAATATTTAACGCTATTACATTCGTCGAAAtgtttctgtatattttatctcaatcTCTGCACGATGGTATTGTAACATTCaagaataatacaaataagaaagaagaaaagaaagttcATGGGAAATATATGGGGCGGACATCGACAAAGCTAATAAAAGCATTAGGGTCATTAGAGTATTCGAAAGATAATagtataatgaatattatgaaaCACTGTATTGATGGCGCGTATTAATGGCGCGAAGTGAGATCATATTGGTGACGTATGCGTGACGTATCGATCAGCCATATTGAAATTTCGCATTCGTCGTTGTGTTTCGCGCGGTAAGGGATCGCTGTACTTTGTTCTCTTCTTGTTTCATTAACTTTCGTTCGTTCCGTTAACTTTTGTCCGTTTCGTTAACTTTCGTCCATTACGTTAACTTTCCGTAATTGGGAGAGAGAGCGTTAATGCGAAATTtgtaagtttttaatatacaattttcctACGCTAGCTCTGTAGGAAAATTGCGTAACTCGATTTAAGAAGTTTATCTTGTTTGTTGTAGGAGGCCGGGCATTCTGATTCTGGTAAACGATGCCGACTGGGAATTGTTGGTGAGTGTTTATTGCATTTCTGTTTGAATATTTGCGGAAACAttctaaaaatgtttgtaaGAGACGATaagaaaacttatataattatcgtaaatcttgaaattattttagcgAAAACGTCtcgtgtaatatatgtataattattttttttaaaccctatgttttttaatctaaaaatcgaagaacattattttttaattattattattattatttaatatttatttataatttaatttgttataaactatctctatattaattaagaaattaatttttttatattttttacaaacgaGATATTTGAAAGTTATTGCAGTATTTAACATAGAGAGactcatcaatttttatatttaaattataaataatcataaaataacgtTAGTATAAGAGAGATagaataaactaaaaattatttacttgttagattttttatacatgtatatacaataattgttgtagaaaaaaattcttcaattttaatatttgcatttattgtaaaattattgtaaaattaagcATTCTTCATTTGTTtacaatcttattattatttaatattattattgaaactttTGATTCAAAGCGAGTTTTTGTGTATGagttttaaaagtatattagaGTTATAACTTCattcttttgaagaaaatttttaaaatacagattTAAATACCTAGCGAGAATGACAGACGGATTTAAATTCGAGAAGGATTTGAATAGACTATTCAGCTATGCGATTCTTAAGTCGTCATACTGGTACGAAAAGTTAATGCACCATGTGCGGCGAACAAATCTTTTAAAgagacattatttatattctcagaTTCTTCtggaattatgaaaaatacattagagaaaaaatacatatgtttaaaTGTTGACATATTTAAAGAGCGACATTTATTTGTGTgtttttgcttaaaatttcatataagcTTGCTTGTGTAAATGATCGAatggttttaatatttaatttgtttatataattttctgtgcatcatttttcttttacgtcaCGCGTTTAAAAGAGACATTATAGTTgcgaaattatatgataaaactaATATCTTTGTTTACTTTTCTCAATACagggtttttttttatttataatgtacatttgtaatgttttttgCTGAGTAAGAGctctttttgaatttatattcttatgtaCAAAGTCAATTCTTGTGCGTTGattgattttgattatttgtaactgataaaattgtgattgataaaattataatttttttagaccgAACGATTAAATCatagtttatttatgtttgagcataattaaaagataataagtattaaatcaaaatgatttctgaaaaaaaatgcatagagATCCAAAAACATGATTTTATAGGAGagcattttaaagattttaacaccattcttacacatatataacattttttttaagtatttaaatatatccaaaaattatagttatagtagttaaatttttttatatagtcctatatattaaaaaaaaaaaaatctattttttttaataaaaagaattttatatttattttcaagtgTTTCTTCTTTAAGATACATCTCATAATAAAGAGCAAACActaaaatcagaaaatatgatttgattttaaaatataatttagattgttGAAAGTTAGCTAGCTATTAAGACTGAAAATTACTAAAGAGaacaaaaattcataaaagacGTGCATAATAAGTACATAAATATTGTAGAGCTTTTAAAGTTGGGCTTTACGGTTAATAAAACCAAGAATTCGATTGCGGTTTGCGAGTGCCGAGAGATTGCCAAGCGGCgggtttaaaatattaatctcaaaGGCGCGAAGAAGTGCAGGTGCGGAGGCGGACGACACCCCTCGTCGCGCAATATTTCTTTCCCCGCGCCAACCTTCCCGACAGTAGGTAGGTGACGCACGGTCTGTTCCTGGCGTCTGACAAACGGGATACCCCGTGACCGGTTTTTACAAACGGCATAATCGGCCTGTCGACCGTCGCCGGCGCTGTCGCTTATGCGGGGTGCGGGATAACGGAACGACTCCGGACGCTGAAAGGGCGCAAATGACCTCGGTTTGCCACACCCACGGCgagaattatcattttaaatttgtaaatgtacACGTCGCGGATATTAGGAGGAGAGAGACGCGATTCCCTCGCGCTCGAGCGAGAAGATGCTGCGACGTTGGGGAGCGTCGAAACGAGGGATAAGATGATGGCCCCGGccattattatgataataccGCTGCTTCTCCGCGAAGCGCTTCGGCTTTTGCGTTTCCGCGTCTTTTCGCTCTGGCCATCTTCTTCTCAAGCGCTCGTATAGTATACATGTCATCTGCTTTTCCGTCGCTTCTTTTATCACTCttatcttctctcttttttcctgtAACATAGTCGCGCTCTAGATGAATATTCGTTTTGCaacaaattttgattatatttcacGCCGCTCTCGattgtgattaaaaatataaaaaatataattctttcagGGTGAAGGCGATTATAAACTGTGTCCACGGGACAGGGTGCTCTTTATCTCGACACTGCATGGAGGATAGAAGGTACAAATTTCCAATATATTGAGAATCGACGAGGATAAATGCGATTCACCCGAATATCGtggatctttttttcttacatactatatgtataaagaattttatatgtatttcagaTTGTCGTActgaaaaaacaaacaaacttttttttttagaatatcctTCTGTGATcagtttcaaataataattaagatattagttcataaaaaaatgcaattgttTTGTCTTGcaatgatttgatattatatcaatattgatttttcaattggctcattttttgaaatttggcttagatatttttaatgatattaatttatatattatcatgatCTGAATGCATAATAAATGAACAGACATGTTGTGTACATAATAAactgaaatttttacattacatcaattaatagttacatatacaatttgattttatttttggtcACGTGTGGATTGCATATTTCCTTTGTTGGTTTCATGtttccattttataaaaaaagtataatgtaatatataaagcgAGGTATTCATTCGAATATTCTGTTTATGACATcgcatataatgtaatttattggatatttaattaaagacaaattcgttcaaatttgaaaaaaaaaaacttgttttcGATAAATTGGGAAGTTTtgtagaagaataaaaatttttttgtatatatatactttagtacataaaatatttaaattctacgaaattatttttattaacaataattatctttttactgGGGCATTTTAaccaattttaaaagatctgcaataaaattatcgtattATTCTTTGAAACCAATTATCCTTTTCCTAATTTCCTAGCTATGAATGCAATTTGATAGCAATGCATACctcttacatatattatagatttgaaTAGTTTTATGCATATTGCGGCAACAATTACATAATAACGCGCGGTAATGTGCGTTTTTCGTTGAAGCGAAAAAACTTCAATGATAGAAAATCGATAGGAAAATTTTGTCCAAGATCTATTAAATcgtttaattatatgcattataacgataaatatatttgatatttctagGAATGTCAGAAATATAAGACATAATATCCTGAAGCTTTTGgctaacattttaatataatacacacatcTGTCTCATTTTAatctatcttatttttttatttctatttttatatattttttatatataatacatttatatatttattatactgaatttaattaaaaatttaaagtattaataagttaaaaaaatatttttataatatttatataagtagaAATTATTCTGTTTAACATTgcatataactaaaaaaaacttGGTGTTCTTGAAGTCtaatgatttttgaaattattttaaaagaagaaaaatctatACCAAtacagtaatattaaatttataaccgACGAACACGTgttccataaaaaatatttatatattctatgtatatattataatatatagctgTAAAGGGCAAATATGTTTGATTGCTTAAAGCCGAGTGAACGAGCACACGAACGATCACAAACGAATATCAGCGAACGAGCTTGAAaagacattaattattaacgtatattttattttttaaaattattttctatttataaaattaatgaaacgtataaaataaattttggaattataaattaaatgacgtTCTCTCTTCTATTGATATTCGCTAACATTCGGTGATTGTCCGTATTTCTTCTCTTGGTCTAAatctgatttataattatagcgaatctttttaaaagatacaacaattgaattttttaaatagtacaGATAAGTGATTTCCTTATTAAAGTGTATAGAGTTGCATTTATGCAAATCGTGAAATCATAGCTGCGCCTCGTTAATACATCGAAATCATAGTTAGGATAACATAActctataaaatagatttcacAATACCCGGGGAACTAATCGGTCGCTGGCGGCGGATCGATAGGATCCACCACCACTTGCATCTAGTATAATAATCTAGCGATACACAATGGCGCCAATTAATCACGCGCATGAGCTCCGCATAAAATCGGAAAAAAGATTCTAACGACCGACGATCATAAACGACCGATATTATAGGTGATCTACTACTCTCTTTCCCCGCGTGTTTTCCGATCTTTTCGCGTGTGTGGGCGTTTATTCGTGccgtttgtgtgtgtgtatgcgcaaGTATGCGAAACGCATCCTCCTATCAACGAGAACCTGAGTGTGTCGCAATCGCTAATGGCCTGGCGGGGTTGGATGGTCCAGTGATTAATTGTGTCACCCATGATTACATTACGGACGCGCGCTGCGGATCcactatattatatacggCCATATACGTGCGTGTAGCGGGCGGATTGCATGTTTGCACGAGGAAATGCTCGTGTACGTGCCTGTAACAAGTCGGCCAGGTCGCGGGAAACGTGCGTCCCGGCGGAAACGTCCTGCCCGCTAATCTGCAATCGCAAGGTGTACCCCCGATGACGCATGCGAAGAAACGTTTCGCTAATGCTCGCTGTTGTGCGATATCACGAGCTTTCCGTTTCCGTGTGCGTATTTATGCACTTCGTGATGCCGTCGGTCGTCTCGTTGATATTCGCAACCGTCTGAGAGCGCTCTCGCACGCACGTATGTACTTCGCAGTCCATAATCTATACATATGATACTATACTATCGGCGTGGTTCGTG is a genomic window of Cataglyphis hispanica isolate Lineage 1 chromosome 5, ULB_Chis1_1.0, whole genome shotgun sequence containing:
- the LOC126849457 gene encoding MATH and LRR domain-containing protein PFE0570w-like, which translates into the protein MSENNEHPPDDNEAETKTIEDLPNDSSKSEMKLMNRTEMTMLEDEEMPTYISVSSTSRRDDSDVVNAKQQENISQEMEEDCSPSPYPSDDQAASSVYVLSSEEDTDQHPYNDEDDEDEYGDSDDMENLELDNDMDTEDPNNMRHLMDEEDDDEDDENEKDDEKDFRQIYSNDDGTFDDNFELHYDGRSDDFLLNRRIKNRDKEKSLSLQDLNMSKKKIEYMQRKYSHRQYAPCKQLVKIDPETYPILFRKQPTLEMYDHVTSKVKFYIEDIKEQNRRSLEKYMKQSQEDTKHSKSNTNHKNSDIKEIKAIVTNKTIKDYAKRTIKELEIAEACEGDKIIYNTSPLILNGQDNKNYLESIQEESTQNEKNLLNMDKMQKQNGTVEDKQLKLSVPDGEVAHYGNAMQPSLVSNDHQEEPTVLFNLRTLSSEEFKHDISNSSQKINLNKNAHVTEQEHNQPETYNNAELMDVSVDNHDTTCSLKIENIKSIKTMADEAKNNNEQVRSNKVNEFSKTLPDSLEITTLKDQLDDVIQKKERLYNAFREQVIENLLLKSTIEQLSVSLAKYVAKEQKVASVQTDDIDITPVKHQISIQTDIDEPEKHHKETESTHIKSNNKILGSSVASTLSSIEWSDSACNLSVSMKPPEVVKALHSDDSIVLTNGTAAKTTRSLSRTFITSSRILQTLSNITQGKTKLESPLVQNSKRRLSENVMLELQNDDSRCQIVNGSCRPSSSKKRKIADILEPSNSLPCQTTESHPKLNDMHDSQFKHPCNSVNEKVESQQNSSNSNTSRLETASMTENITENADDQEDNVKCFVYHENENSKDHSFLIIAKEPTKDKTVSEKRREGGPYIVGNIEVRMSEINGTINIWGKEISQESIAETENEIETSTKGIDDKKYHCWQKTPHTKFNGSNLVCSTSKKCKTPPAFDFSSAVSNFSCTHSPSFNMAKASCSTDKTHVDNLLSPNACVSSCEDCELSKDRKEWLRYKQTHSQEKLHSCCIHNVDMLEQNCSLHKEKQKFEDNFNRSKQKLSTKEHRRSFSRNLEPNKHLHKNIVNSVTEVPTCKCHTACHDTLHDSGEICQENYKCYNTLKETCTCEPLSMNTNREYNESCNYLSPNVHEEEPLIALKYNETPETRRRRLSGKRVRGILKDLLRGCGDCYNSNSSNNKSCIHRKESCLTNGSSQNKISPCASPEPSCSNLGQPVGRCCHAYAQRIESQLEEFRVEMERVRSRSDAILNMLNMLHSDTN
- the LOC126849482 gene encoding ubiquitin-related modifier 1; translation: MMSSSIAGLSLTVEFGGGAELLFDKKKRHELDLPGDEWTLKGLLFWLRDNLLTERPELFMQGDTVRPGILILVNDADWELLGEGDYKLCPRDRVLFISTLHGG